The proteins below are encoded in one region of Grus americana isolate bGruAme1 chromosome 25, bGruAme1.mat, whole genome shotgun sequence:
- the LAD1 gene encoding ladinin-1: MSSSRRNWSGLSSLARLRSLEDEEEQQRERRRRHRSLLSSTSTDEEPASPVKDTSPSSSRPQSLVKLVSPEEEEERKLSEVLKTQEGRRTRSPVAVSEKLRKEKEQQEPGVGASHAEAGMQLHVEQESIQAGEQGQDVAKDRGDPPGDQHPEPASERKAVVRVQLQDKEGQGVGMPRREQRKEVGEPQQRASLELGGCRLREVKILTRQGSRSTEEKSASVVTSSPDQQQPSRNPSKEVMQLSPTQDKPAENSDTSPTHVTYSSSIKRTSPRTVSFRMISRNQKEENQSPLTRSASLRIPGSSTTIGEKLEKYNSAVQRSEVVKSSLTLQKGLLMSSEGVASKRNFFEASAPCKAEPLAVRKDNLKISGSVTSRINLWISRAQEPAKEEKSKDIRKINSLPNRDVWVKQPGDTSGDTKL; the protein is encoded by the exons atgtcttCTAGCAGACGGAACTGGTCCGGTCTCTCCAG CCTGGCCAGGCTGAGGTCCcttgaggatgaagaagagCAGCAAAGAGAGCGCCGGCGAAGGCACCGGAGCCTGCTGTCCTCCACATCGACGGATGAAGAACCTGCTAGTCCTGTGAAAGACACCAGTCCATCTTCCAGCAG ACCTCAATCCCTGGTGAAGCTGGTGTctccagaggaagaggaagagcgTAAGCTCTCAGAGGTGCTGAAGACACAAGAAGGGAGACGGACAAGGTCCCCAGTGGCTGTCTCTGAAAagctgaggaaggagaaggagcagcaggagccaggggTGGGAGCAAGCCATGCAGAGGCAGGGATGCAACTGCACGTGGAGCAGGAGAGCATccaggctggagagcagggTCAGGATGTGGCCAAGGACAGAGGGGACCCACCAGGAGACCAGCACCCAGAGCCAGCCTCAGAGAGGAAGGCTGTGGTGAGAGTACAGCTCCAGGACAAAGAGGGACAAGGTGTGGGGATGCCTCGGcgggagcagaggaaggaggtggGGGAACCACAGCAGCGGGCATcgctggagctggggggctgccggcTCCGTGAAGTGAAGATCCTGACCAGACAGGGAAGCCGTAGTACAGAGGAGAAGTCAGCCTCAGTGGTGACCTCATCTCCAGACCAGCAG CAACCATCCAGGAATCCCTCAAAGGAGGTAATGCAGCTGTCTCCCACCCAAGATAAACCTGCAGAAAATTCAGATACTTCTCCAACTCATGTCACCTACAGCAGCTCCATCAAACGAACCAGTCCAAGAACTGTCTCCTTTCGG ATGATCTCAAgaaatcagaaagaagaaaaccaaagccCTCTCACAAGGAG TGCAAGTCTGAGgatcccaggcagcagcaccaccaTTGGGGAGAAGCTGGAAAAGTACAACTCAGCCGTGCAG cGCTCAGAGGTGGTGAAATCATCCCTGACTCTTCAGAAGGGCCTCTTGATGTCCTCGGAGGGGGTGGCCAGCAAGCGCAACTTCTTCGAGGCAAGCGCTCCCTGCAAGGCTGAGCCGCTAGCTGTCAGGAAG GACAACCTGAAGATCTCAGGATCAGTGACATCCCGCATTAATCTGTGGATCAGCCGAGCTCAGGAGCCtgccaaggaggaaaaaagcaag GatatcaggaaaataaacagcctGCCAAACCGTGATGTCTGGGTAAAGCAGCCTGGAGACACCTCTGGAGACACAAAG TTGTAA